A single Phycisphaerae bacterium DNA region contains:
- a CDS encoding HlyD family efflux transporter periplasmic adaptor subunit, with protein sequence MHQTDSHIPLQTGSASFSALEIVGRPHWVGVAARVGVVVFLALPVALLFVPWQQNFKGVGRVIAFAPLERPQPIDAPIAGRVVKWWVQEGSSVSAGDPLVEISDIDPNLIDRLNQQRSALQGKYEASMDKSIAYEQQVANLETTRDLAVAAASFRLDMAREKVKSATASLDAAKASLKAADAQLIRNRNLLADGLVSQREFEVAERDFEMARTSVDSAAASLKASINEEQAVEAELNRVRAESNSKIDSARATYNEARGQVQEALASLAKLEVDLSRQQSQYVTAPRDGIVFRVVGGQTGEFVKAGDSLLMLVPSSVDRSVELWIDGNDAPLVSEGAPVRLQFEGWPAVQFVGWPSVAVGTFGGRVALIDSTDNGQGMFRVLVTPDPSEPEWPDVRYLRQGVRAKGWVLLNRVTLGYEIWRQWNGFPPVLTPAQPAPGSAKGGSGK encoded by the coding sequence ATGCATCAGACAGACAGCCACATTCCGCTTCAGACCGGCTCAGCCTCCTTTTCCGCTCTGGAAATCGTTGGCAGGCCGCATTGGGTTGGAGTCGCCGCGCGCGTCGGCGTTGTTGTGTTTCTTGCGCTGCCCGTGGCGCTGCTCTTCGTGCCGTGGCAGCAGAATTTCAAGGGTGTGGGGCGCGTGATCGCCTTTGCACCGCTGGAGCGTCCACAGCCGATCGACGCTCCGATTGCGGGCCGTGTGGTGAAATGGTGGGTGCAGGAGGGATCATCCGTATCCGCCGGAGATCCGCTTGTTGAAATATCGGATATCGATCCGAACCTGATCGATCGACTGAATCAGCAGCGCAGCGCGCTGCAAGGTAAATATGAAGCAAGCATGGACAAATCGATTGCGTATGAACAGCAGGTCGCCAATCTCGAAACGACGCGGGATCTGGCGGTGGCAGCTGCTTCGTTCCGGCTCGACATGGCTCGAGAAAAAGTGAAGTCGGCCACTGCGTCGCTCGATGCGGCGAAAGCCTCGTTGAAGGCGGCCGATGCGCAGTTGATCCGCAATCGGAACCTGCTGGCCGACGGACTGGTTTCTCAAAGAGAGTTCGAAGTTGCCGAGCGCGATTTCGAGATGGCGCGTACTTCGGTGGACAGCGCGGCGGCGTCGCTGAAGGCGTCGATCAATGAAGAGCAGGCTGTTGAAGCCGAACTCAACCGGGTTCGTGCGGAATCGAATTCGAAGATCGACTCCGCCCGCGCGACTTACAACGAGGCTCGGGGGCAGGTTCAGGAGGCACTCGCCAGTCTGGCGAAGTTGGAAGTGGATTTATCCCGCCAGCAGTCGCAGTATGTGACCGCTCCGAGAGACGGCATCGTGTTTCGCGTGGTGGGCGGCCAGACCGGTGAATTCGTAAAAGCGGGTGATTCACTGCTGATGCTGGTTCCCAGTTCGGTGGATCGGTCGGTGGAGCTTTGGATTGACGGGAACGACGCACCGCTGGTGAGCGAAGGTGCGCCGGTGCGACTCCAGTTCGAAGGATGGCCGGCCGTGCAGTTTGTGGGTTGGCCGTCGGTCGCGGTGGGCACATTCGGCGGACGTGTGGCGCTCATTGATTCGACGGATAACGGTCAGGGCATGTTCAGAGTGCTCGTGACGCCCGATCCGTCAGAGCCTGAGTGGCCGGATGTGCGGTACCTGCGTCAGGGCGTGCGAGCCAAAGGCTGGGTTCTCCTCAATCGGGTGACTCTGGGCTATGAAATCTGGCGGCAGTGGAACGGCTTTCCTCCGGTGCTGACACCGGCGCAGCCCGCTCCTGGTTCCGCCAAGGGCGGGTCGGGCAAATGA
- a CDS encoding tryptophanase, with amino-acid sequence MKTIIEPFRIKSVEPIRMTTREKRERILREAAFNLFLVRAEDVIIDLLTDSGTGAMSSEQWAGIMRGDESYAGASSFYRFQDRISELTGFQHVLPTHQGRASERILFELVGGPGKIVPNNAHFDTTRANVEHSGARAIDLPIPEAADPSNRHPFKGNMNIEALEKLIGEVGVENIPIVMVTITNNSGGGQPVSMENLRAVRAVCDRHKLPLFLDACRFAENAYLIKRREPAMADRSILEIVRETFELADGATISAKKDGLVNIGGLLLLRDEALLYKASNLLILTEGFITYGGLAGRDLEAMAQGFEEVVHEDYLAYRIRSVEYLGEKLMAAGIPIMQPPGGHAIYIDAAELCPHIPASQFPGQAVVCGLYRIGGIRSVEIGSVMFGAATPGGSAISSANAKPRLELVRLAMPRRVYTQSHIDYVIEAAAELASRRNELRGLRMIHEPPVLRHFTARFDEI; translated from the coding sequence ATGAAAACCATCATCGAGCCGTTCCGGATCAAGTCGGTCGAGCCGATTCGTATGACCACGCGGGAAAAGCGCGAGCGGATTCTGCGAGAAGCCGCGTTCAATCTGTTTCTGGTGCGGGCCGAGGATGTCATCATCGATTTGTTGACTGACAGCGGCACGGGAGCGATGTCGTCCGAGCAGTGGGCTGGGATCATGCGAGGTGACGAATCGTATGCCGGCGCTTCGAGCTTCTATCGATTTCAGGATCGCATCAGTGAACTGACCGGATTTCAGCATGTGCTGCCCACGCACCAGGGCCGCGCGAGCGAGCGCATTCTATTTGAATTGGTCGGCGGCCCCGGCAAGATTGTGCCGAACAACGCGCATTTCGACACGACACGCGCGAATGTCGAGCATTCCGGCGCAAGAGCGATCGACTTGCCGATTCCGGAGGCGGCCGACCCATCGAATCGGCACCCTTTCAAGGGCAACATGAACATCGAGGCGCTTGAGAAGCTGATCGGCGAAGTTGGTGTAGAGAATATCCCGATCGTGATGGTGACCATCACGAACAACAGCGGCGGGGGGCAGCCCGTCAGCATGGAGAACCTGCGCGCCGTCCGCGCGGTTTGCGATCGGCATAAACTGCCGCTCTTCCTTGATGCCTGCCGCTTTGCGGAAAATGCCTACCTCATCAAGCGACGCGAGCCGGCGATGGCTGATCGATCGATCCTGGAAATCGTTCGAGAGACCTTCGAACTGGCCGACGGTGCAACGATCAGTGCCAAAAAGGATGGTCTTGTGAACATCGGCGGTCTCTTGTTGCTGCGTGACGAGGCGCTGCTGTACAAGGCGAGCAACCTGTTGATTCTCACGGAAGGCTTCATCACGTACGGCGGGCTGGCGGGGCGCGATCTGGAGGCCATGGCGCAGGGATTCGAGGAGGTCGTCCATGAAGACTATCTCGCATATCGAATCCGTAGCGTGGAGTACCTGGGTGAGAAACTCATGGCGGCCGGCATTCCGATCATGCAGCCTCCGGGCGGTCACGCAATCTACATCGATGCGGCCGAGTTGTGTCCGCACATTCCCGCGTCGCAGTTTCCGGGTCAGGCTGTGGTTTGCGGATTATACCGCATCGGGGGCATCCGATCCGTGGAGATCGGATCGGTCATGTTCGGGGCCGCGACGCCCGGCGGTTCGGCCATATCATCTGCAAACGCGAAGCCACGTCTTGAACTGGTTCGATTGGCGATGCCGCGGCGGGTATATACTCAGAGCCACATCGACTACGTGATCGAGGCTGCCGCGGAGTTGGCATCGCGCCGAAATGAACTGCGTGGACTGCGAATGATCCATGAGCCGCCGGTGCTTCGCCACTTTACGGCCCGATTCGACGAGATTTGA
- a CDS encoding ABC transporter ATP-binding protein has protein sequence MSSVVTATATTSDSHAHASVGPIRRLLVLFASDRGDIVLVIVFSIAVGILMLATPVTVQALVNFVSFGGLLQPLVVLGILLFGFLALAGAIRTIQAYVIEILQRRLFVRVVADLADRLPRVTAECYDRQNGPELVNRFFDVVTVQKVAAMLLLDGATVLLQAFVGLLVLAFYHPFLLAFDVVLVLSIGFVVFVLGRGAIRTSIQESRAKYAVAAALEELARYPLVFKLAGAADFARRRADALAVHYVQTRSSHFSVVLRQTIGFTTLQVIAATALLSIGGGLVLEGQLTLGQLVAAELIVTSILATFSKLGKQLENVYDLLAAVDKLGHLMDLPLERADGMAEQSRTDAPGLRIIGASFAFEEQKPVFTNFNLDVGPSDRICVVGRHGSGKSVLADLLFGLRRPTKGRIELNGFDVRELSLKILREHVALVRDVETIEGTVEDNVRMGREGVTAEDIRDALNEVGLLDEIRALPDGLLTLLTSTGKPLSSGQTKRLMVARAMVGRPKVLILDDVLDDLDPDARDSVLAAVVRPERKWAVIILGRHDFTSLGVERVVFLDKANPPSVQGQLAGSPG, from the coding sequence ATGAGTTCAGTGGTGACAGCGACTGCGACTACATCCGATTCGCACGCGCATGCATCCGTCGGGCCGATTCGAAGGCTGCTTGTGCTTTTCGCATCAGATCGCGGCGACATCGTTCTCGTCATCGTGTTTTCGATAGCCGTCGGCATCCTCATGCTGGCGACGCCGGTGACGGTTCAGGCGCTCGTCAATTTCGTTTCATTTGGCGGACTACTTCAGCCGCTCGTGGTGCTCGGCATTCTTCTTTTCGGGTTTCTGGCGCTGGCCGGCGCGATTCGCACGATCCAGGCCTACGTCATCGAAATCCTTCAAAGGCGTCTGTTTGTTCGAGTCGTCGCGGATCTGGCGGACCGTCTTCCGAGGGTGACGGCCGAGTGTTACGACCGGCAAAACGGTCCGGAACTGGTCAATCGTTTTTTTGACGTCGTCACGGTGCAGAAAGTGGCGGCGATGCTCCTTCTTGATGGAGCGACCGTGCTGCTTCAGGCGTTTGTCGGATTGCTGGTGCTCGCCTTTTACCATCCGTTTCTGCTCGCATTTGACGTGGTTCTTGTGCTTTCGATCGGATTCGTGGTGTTTGTGCTCGGGCGCGGTGCGATCCGTACATCGATTCAGGAATCTCGGGCGAAGTATGCCGTCGCCGCAGCGCTCGAGGAGCTGGCGCGTTATCCGCTTGTTTTCAAACTCGCCGGCGCCGCGGATTTTGCGAGGAGGCGGGCCGACGCATTGGCGGTGCACTATGTTCAGACCCGCAGCAGTCATTTTTCAGTCGTATTGCGGCAGACTATCGGCTTCACGACGTTGCAGGTGATTGCGGCCACGGCGTTGCTTTCCATTGGCGGCGGTCTCGTACTCGAGGGCCAACTCACCCTCGGCCAACTGGTCGCGGCTGAACTGATCGTGACCAGCATCCTGGCGACTTTTTCCAAGCTCGGCAAGCAGCTTGAAAACGTGTATGACCTGCTGGCGGCGGTCGACAAGCTCGGACACCTGATGGACCTTCCGCTGGAGCGTGCCGATGGGATGGCAGAACAGAGCCGTACGGACGCACCGGGGTTGAGGATCATCGGCGCGTCCTTTGCCTTCGAGGAGCAGAAGCCGGTCTTCACTAATTTCAATCTTGACGTGGGGCCAAGCGATAGAATCTGCGTTGTCGGCCGTCATGGATCCGGTAAGAGCGTCCTGGCGGATCTGCTGTTCGGCCTTCGCCGTCCGACGAAGGGTCGAATCGAGCTCAACGGCTTTGACGTGCGCGAACTCAGTCTGAAGATCCTGCGCGAGCATGTGGCGCTCGTGCGGGATGTTGAGACCATCGAGGGAACCGTTGAAGACAATGTACGCATGGGCAGAGAGGGTGTGACGGCGGAGGACATCCGCGATGCTCTGAACGAAGTCGGACTGCTTGATGAAATTCGGGCACTGCCCGACGGCCTGCTGACGCTGCTGACATCCACCGGCAAGCCGCTTTCGTCCGGGCAGACGAAGCGGCTGATGGTTGCGCGTGCGATGGTCGGACGGCCCAAGGTGCTGATCCTCGACGATGTATTGGATGATCTCGATCCGGATGCGCGGGATAGCGTTCTGGCGGCAGTGGTTCGGCCTGAACGAAAATGGGCGGTCATCATTCTGGGACGCCATGATTTCACCAGTCTTGGCGTGGAACGTGTCGTTTTTCTCGACAAGGCAAATCCGCCTTCTGTCCAAGGTCAACTTGCCGGCAGTCCCGGCTGA
- the nhaR gene encoding transcriptional activator NhaR → MDWLNYHHLLYFWTVAKEGSLAAAAKQLHLAQPTLSTQIHTLERSLGVELFERIGRRLQLTEIGRIVFQYADDIFTIGKEMMDTVRGRPIGAPLRLQVGIVDVVPKLIAHRLLVPALSVDAIRLICYEGKLDHLLAQLTLHELDIVISDAPIPTSISIKGFNHLLGECGVTVFAAKGLARKLRRSFPTSLDGAPWLLPTPNNSLRRALDRWFETSRIRPIIAGEFEDSALTKVFGQQGLGCFAGPTAIEREICKQYEVGVIGRIEAIREQFFAITMKRKIDHPAVIALAKSARQVLLEFN, encoded by the coding sequence ATGGACTGGCTCAATTATCATCACCTGCTGTATTTCTGGACGGTTGCCAAAGAAGGCTCGCTCGCGGCCGCGGCCAAACAGCTTCACCTCGCACAACCCACCCTTTCCACCCAGATTCACACGCTTGAACGTTCGCTCGGCGTCGAGTTGTTCGAGCGGATCGGCCGTCGTCTGCAACTCACCGAGATCGGGCGAATCGTCTTCCAGTATGCCGACGATATCTTCACGATCGGAAAGGAAATGATGGACACGGTGCGCGGCCGCCCGATCGGCGCGCCACTTCGATTACAGGTGGGAATTGTCGATGTCGTCCCCAAGCTGATCGCCCATCGGCTTCTAGTGCCGGCGCTGTCCGTCGATGCGATTCGTCTGATATGCTACGAAGGAAAGCTCGACCATCTGCTGGCGCAGCTCACACTCCACGAACTCGACATCGTAATTTCCGACGCGCCGATTCCCACAAGCATCAGCATCAAGGGATTCAATCACCTTCTCGGCGAATGCGGCGTGACGGTCTTTGCAGCCAAAGGCCTGGCGCGAAAGCTGCGCCGTTCGTTTCCAACGTCCCTCGACGGAGCACCCTGGCTGCTGCCCACGCCCAACAACAGCCTCCGCCGCGCGCTCGATCGCTGGTTCGAAACCAGTCGAATCCGCCCGATCATCGCCGGCGAGTTCGAAGACAGCGCACTAACCAAGGTCTTCGGCCAGCAGGGACTCGGTTGCTTCGCGGGCCCCACCGCCATCGAACGCGAAATCTGCAAGCAGTATGAAGTCGGTGTGATCGGCCGCATCGAGGCCATTCGCGAACAGTTTTTTGCCATCACGATGAAGCGAAAAATCGATCACCCGGCTGTCATCGCACTGGCGAAATCCGCACGGCAGGTTCTGCTCGAGTTCAACTAG
- a CDS encoding HPF/RaiA family ribosome-associated protein, which translates to MQLRITGMSGNVPAATREFVKRRVAFAIARFENRIARVSVRLDDSSGPRMGLDKRCRIRAWLQPSGQIVAEVFDSKVDSAVARAADRLERGLRRELEHRHRD; encoded by the coding sequence ATGCAACTGCGGATCACCGGCATGAGCGGGAATGTGCCCGCAGCTACGCGCGAATTCGTGAAGCGCCGCGTCGCATTCGCGATTGCGCGGTTCGAAAATCGCATCGCTCGCGTCTCGGTCCGCCTCGACGATTCCAGTGGTCCCCGAATGGGACTCGACAAGCGATGTCGGATTCGCGCATGGCTTCAACCTTCGGGGCAGATCGTTGCCGAGGTGTTCGACAGCAAGGTTGACTCGGCGGTCGCCCGAGCGGCCGATCGACTGGAGCGCGGATTGCGCAGGGAACTGGAGCACCGACACCGCGACTGA
- a CDS encoding DUF1569 domain-containing protein — protein sequence MVRTRRVKDRRRLRFETVDDCIAEIDRIVVADSRGTLRKLGNWSPGQAFGHLASWIEYGWTGYPPMRKPPIVVRWLVPIVARRFARRGLPVGVHIPGVKGGTYGMEELETSVGAERLKMALVRLKAGEEARYQSVVIGPLTMDERIQLNLRHAELHLSFLVPS from the coding sequence ATGGTTCGCACACGGCGCGTGAAGGACCGGCGACGGCTCAGGTTTGAGACGGTCGACGATTGCATCGCGGAAATCGATCGAATCGTCGTTGCCGATTCGCGTGGCACACTTCGAAAACTTGGGAATTGGTCACCAGGGCAGGCGTTCGGCCATCTGGCATCCTGGATCGAGTACGGCTGGACAGGTTATCCGCCAATGAGGAAGCCGCCGATTGTGGTCAGGTGGCTGGTACCAATCGTTGCGCGGCGCTTTGCCCGGCGTGGATTGCCGGTCGGAGTTCACATTCCTGGCGTGAAGGGTGGGACATACGGCATGGAGGAGCTGGAGACGTCGGTTGGGGCGGAACGACTTAAGATGGCCCTTGTTCGTCTGAAGGCTGGAGAAGAGGCGAGGTATCAAAGCGTTGTCATCGGTCCGTTGACGATGGACGAGCGCATTCAACTCAACCTGCGACACGCCGAATTGCATCTGAGCTTTCTCGTTCCATCCTGA
- a CDS encoding response regulator transcription factor yields the protein MTPSADSEAAVSRSDAIVYVVDDDPAVRSSICWLLESVSLPFAAFGSGQAFLEAYQPDRPSCLVLDVRMPGLSGIELQERLNSEGICLPIVFISGHGDVPIAVRAMRHGAIDFIEKPFDDKLLLERIESSLESSRAFIDAERTRSVIRERMHRLSPRENDVMWLVAAGLANKAIAARLGLSPKTVEVHRARVMDKMEANSLADLVRMCLSNDLRAMPQPMPRPSGVGDRTAWNRPGG from the coding sequence ATGACGCCGTCCGCTGACTCCGAAGCTGCCGTGAGCCGTTCCGACGCCATCGTATACGTTGTCGATGATGATCCGGCCGTTCGATCGTCGATCTGCTGGCTACTCGAGTCCGTGTCGTTGCCGTTCGCCGCATTCGGAAGCGGACAGGCATTCCTTGAGGCCTATCAACCCGATCGTCCGTCGTGCCTGGTGCTCGACGTGCGAATGCCCGGACTCAGCGGTATTGAATTGCAGGAGCGCCTGAATTCTGAGGGAATCTGCCTACCCATCGTCTTTATCAGCGGACACGGGGACGTCCCCATCGCGGTCCGGGCGATGCGCCATGGCGCGATCGATTTCATTGAGAAGCCGTTTGATGACAAATTACTTCTCGAACGAATTGAGTCCTCGCTCGAGTCGTCGCGTGCTTTCATTGACGCCGAGCGAACGCGGAGCGTCATCCGGGAACGAATGCACCGGCTGTCACCCCGTGAGAATGACGTGATGTGGCTTGTCGCGGCGGGACTCGCAAACAAGGCGATCGCTGCAAGACTGGGCCTGAGTCCGAAGACTGTTGAGGTTCATCGTGCCCGCGTGATGGACAAAATGGAGGCGAACTCACTCGCGGATCTTGTCCGGATGTGCCTGTCCAACGACCTCCGCGCGATGCCTCAGCCCATGCCGAGGCCATCCGGCGTTGGCGATCGCACTGCATGGAACCGGCCCGGCGGTTGA